In Bradyrhizobium sp. 170, the DNA window GTGGCAAAATCATAACCGGCGACGCTGCCGTCGGCGTTCAGTCCGCCATTGACGTCCATCAACTGCGCGGTGCCCTTGGGCTCCCACGCATGCTCCTGCTCGCGCGTCAATTGCACGCGCACAGGGCGGCCGACGGCGCGCGACAGCAGCACCGCGTCGGCGGAGACGTCGTCGGCGCAGTTGCGGCCGTAGCAGCCGGCGGCTTCCATCCGGATCACCTCGATCTCGGCTTCGCGGCGATGGATCAGCCGCGCCAGCTCGGTGCGCAGATGGTGCGGATTCTGCGTCCCGGACCAGACCCGCGTCTGATCCTCCTGATAGTCGGCGACCGCGCAGGACGGGCCGATCGAGGCGTGCATCTGATAAGGCCAGATATAAGTCCGCGGCATCGGCTTGGCGGCACCGGCAATCGCCGCATCGACGTTGCCCTTGTCGATCAGCGTTCGCGGCGCAGACGGATTGGCGCGCAGCGCGGTCTCGATGTCCTTCAGGTCGGGCAGCGTCGGCACCGGCTTCCAGCTCACCTTGAGCTGCGCTGCGGCCTTGATCGCATTTTCCTCGCGCTCGGCGACCACGCCGACGAAGTCGCCGATCCTGACGACGGCGACAAGTCCGGGGATGTCGCATACCGAGGTCTCATCCACCGCGATCAGGCTGGTGCCGATGAAGTCGCCGACATCGACACCGGCATAGGGCGGACGGACGACGCGGCCATGCAGCATGCCGGGAACGCGCATATCGTGGACGTAGACCAGCTCGCCGGTTGCCTTCGCCGGCAGATCGACGCGCGGCACCGACTGGCCGACGATGCTGTAGGCGCTGGCGGGCTTGACCGGAACATCATCCGCCAATTCAAGCTGGATGGTCTCGCCCGCGATCAGTTCGCCATAGCTGATGCTGCGATTGTCCTGGCCGTGGATCAGGCCGTCTTCAACAATGAGATCATCAACCGGAAGCTCCAGCCGCGCCGCGGCACGCGCGATCAGAAACTGCCGCGCCTGCGCCGCAGCCTTGCGCAACGGCACGGCGGTGATCTGGATCGTTTCGCTCGCGATCGTTGCGCCCTGATTGGGCACGAGAGACGTATCGCCGAGTACGACGACGACGCGCGCAAAGGACACGTCGAGTTCCTCCGCGACGATCTGGCCGAGCGCGGTGCGGATGCCGGTGCCGAGATCGACATGGCCGTTATAGGCGGTGACCGATCCGTCGGCGGTGATCCTGATGAAGGTCTCGAACTTGACGGCCTCGACGGGAGAGGCGGGACGAACGACGGACAGCGTGCCTTGCAGCCGGTTGTGATCCTCGGTCGTGTCGGGAGCCGTCATCACGTCTGGGCCTCAACGGCACGGCCTGCGGCCCGCATCGCCGCACGCATGATCTCGATATGCGCGCCGCAACGACACAGATGATGGCGCAGCGCTTCCAGCACTTCATCGTCCGACGGGTGAGGGGAACGCAACAACAAGGCCTTGGTCGCGATGATCATGCCGTTGAGGCAATAGCCGCATTGCGCGGCCTGCTCGCGGATGAAGGCCTGCTGCACCGGATCGGGATGCTCGCGCGTGCCGAGACCTTCGAGCGTCACGATGTCGCGCCCGGTGCAGCCTTCGATAGGGATCACGCAGGAGCGCGCGGCGACGCCGTCGATCAGCACGGCGCAGGCGCCGCATTCGCCGAGACCGCAACCATATTTCGGCCCGTTCAAGGCGAGGTCGTTGCGCAGGACATAAAGCAATGCGGTGTCGGGCGCGGCGTCGACGTTGTGAGTCTTGCCGTTGACGGTCAGGCGCATCATGCTCTGCGTCATGCTCCCTCAAGCCCTAGCTGCGTTGCAAAACTCTGCGTTGGACGCCCCGCGAAGATACCGTTTGTGTACAAACGTGCAAGCGCGCCATGCCGCGCTGCAGCGCGTTGCTCGCTTTATGAACAGAGATGCGAGGCAAGTGAGGTATTATGCGGCAAGCGAGACATTTGGCTTCCAGGCCCGCTTGACAGCGTTCAAGTCCGCGCGCAACATCATTCGTATACGAACAAAGTGATCGGGCCGTGAGGAAACGGCTCCGATCGGCGCCTTCTCGACTGCAGGCTTGTTCATGACCGATGCGACCGTCGCCGGTGGCGACAAGATCCGCTGCGATGCCTGTCCGGTGATGTGCTACATCAAGCCGGGCGCGGGCGGCGCGTGCGATCGTTATGCCAATCACAACGGCGAGCTGGTGCGCGTCGATCCGCACATCGTGCTGGAGCAGACGGTATCGCATGGCGGACGGCTGGTGCCGTTCCAGGCCGGCGGCGGTGATTGGGACGGCAAGATCGTCCACGAGCCGAACGTGTTCGTCACCGCCATCGGTGCCGGCACCACCTATCCCGATTACAAGCCGGCACCCTTCATCGTGTCCTCGGAAGTCGACGGCGTCGACATGGTCACGGTCGTGACCGAGGGCATTTTCAGCTATTGCGGCGTCAAGGTGAAGATCGACACCGACCGCTACCTCGGCCCCGAGACGGCGACGGTCCGTGCGGAAGGCGAGGCGATCGGCCATGTGACGACCAGCGAGTATGGATCGCAGATGCTGTCGCTTGGCGGCGTGCATCATCTGACCGGCGGTTCCAAGAAGGAGGGCCGCGTCACCTGCGACGCGCTGATGGATCTCTCCAATTGCAAGCCGGTGGAACTGACGATCGACGGTGGCGCTATCGTCGTGGTGCAGGCCGGCCATCCCCCTATCGTCAATGGCGTTGCCGAAGAGCGTATGCGGGTGGGCTGCGGCTCCGCAACCATCGGCATGTTCGCCAAGCAATGGCATGGCAAGGTCGATGAAGTCGTGGTCGTGGACGATCACATCACCGGCGTTCTCTCGGAACACCAGGCCGGCAAGCTGCTGGATATTCCCGATACCGGGATCAAGATGAAGGGGCGGCGCTCGACGCCGGGCCGTTATTTCCAGGTCGCCGAGCCCGGCACCGGCTGGGGCGGCACGAATATTTCCGATCCGCTGTCAGTGCTCGGGCCGTTCAATCCGAAGGAGGCGCGGCCCGGCCTGACCATGCTGATGGTCTCGACCACGGGCGAGCACGCGGCCTACTACGAACTCGATGAGGCGCTGCGGCCGATCGAAAAGCAGATGCCGCCCGATCTCCGTTTCTCGGTCGAGCGCATCCAGGAGAATTGCGAGCCTGCGCTGTGCACGGTGCTGTTCATGGGCGGCGCCGGCGGCTCGCTGCGTGCCGGCGTTACCGACAATCCGGTGCGGCTGACGCGCTCGGTCAAGGATGCGTTGACGCGGGTCACCAGCGGCGGTGCGCCGGTCTATGTCTGGCCGGGCGGCGGGATCACCTTCATGGTCGACGTCACGCAGATGCCAGCGGGTGCGTTCGGCTATGTGCCGACGCCGGCGCTGGTGGCGCCGATCGAGTTCACGCTGCGGCTCTCGGATTACGCCGCGCTCGGCGGCCACATGGATCATGTGCGTCCGCTGGCGTCGCTGCGGGACAATACCGAGCTCCGCCCGATGCCTTATATGCCGGGACGGCGCGCATGAAACGGCTCCCGCAAATCGCACTTCTTCCTGACGGCAAGCGGCTGCATTTGCAGGACGGTCCGATCGATCTGATCATCGAGGCGAAGGGAAGTGAAATCGACGTACGCGCTGCTTACGAGACTGCGGCGCGGCGCTTCACCGGCCTGCTCGATGAACTCTGCGAGGAACTGGTGGAACTGCGAACGGCCGTCGATCCCGTTCGGTGCACGTTGAAAGGTATCGTCGCGCGCCGCATGCATGCGGCCGTCGCGCCGTTTGCAACGGCTGCCTTCATCACGCCGATGGCGGCAGTGGCGGGTAGCGTCGCGGAAGAAATTCTCGGCTCGATGCTTGCCGCGGCGCGGCTCGACCGTGCTTACGTCAACAATGGCGGTGACATAGCGCTGCATCTCACCGGTGGCGAGCAATTCACCGTCGGGCTGATGGATCGGCCGGACCGGCATGGCTTGATGCGCACGACGGTGATTGACGCCGACGATCCGGTGCGGGGCGTTGCGACCAGCGGGCGGCACGGCCGCAGCTTTTCGCTCGGTATCGCGGATGCCGTCACCGTGCTGGCGAAAACGGCATCGCAGGCGGATGCCGCGGCCACCGTCATCGCCAATGCCGTCGACTTGCCCGGCCATCCCGCCATCGTCCGCTGTCCGGCGAATGAATTGCAGCCCGACAGCGACCTCGGCGCACGCCTCGTCACCCGCGGCGTCGGCGCACTCGGGGAAGGCGAAATCGACGATGCGTTGAGGGCAGGGGTCAGCCGGGCACAACAATTGCTCGTGGCGGGATTGATCGAAGGTGCGGCCTTGCGTCTACTAGGCGAGACGGCCGTGGTGGGTGCAACTGGGATCAAGGCAGGCGCGTTGCCGGCGTTTCATGAAAGGTCACTTGAAAGAATAGCGCATGTTTGACCGGGAGCGAGGCTGACAATGAGCGCGATCATTCGCAAGATCGTCACGGTGGTCGAGGAGACTCATCTGGAGATGGGGCAGAAGGTTGCGCCGCCGACGCGGCGCGCCGCGGCGATCGCCGTGATCGAGAATCCTTTTGCAGGCCGGTACGTCGAGGATCTCTCGCCGCTGATCGAAATCGGTGAGGAGCTCGGCGAGCTGCTTTCGAAGAAGGCAGTCGCGGCGCTCGGCATCGACGGCGCCAAGGCGCACAGCTACGGCAAGGCCGCAGCCGTCGGCGAAAACGGCGAACTGGAGCACGCGGCCGCGATCCTGCATCCGAAGATGGGCGCGCCGGTGCGCAAAGTCCTGAGCAAGGGCGCGGCGCTGATTCCCTCGTCGAAGAAGCGCAGCGGGCCGGGAACGACGCTGGATATTCCGCTCGGCCACAAGGACGCGGCCTTCGTGCGCAGTCATTTCGACGGGATGGAAGTGCAGATCAATGACGCGCCGCGCGCCAACGAGATCATGGTCGCGGTTGCGGTTACCGACAGCGGCAGGCCATTGCCGCGGGTCGGCGGACTAACGGTTTCGGAAGTCAAAGGCGAAGACGGTTTGAGATAATTCACAGGGATATTGGAGGTAGGGATGCGACGGAGACACTTACTGGGCGCGGGACTGGCGATTGCGGTTGCGGGCATGGCGGGCAACGCCATGGCGCAGGGCGAGATCAAGATCGGCGAGATCAACAGCTACTCGCTGTTGCCCGCCTTCACCGAACCGTATCGCAAGGGCTGGCAGCTTGCGGTCGAGGAAGTCAACGCGGCGGGCGGCATCAACGGCAAGAAGCTCGTCGTCATCTCCAAGGACGATGGCGGCAAGCCGGCGGATGCGCAGACGGCGGCCAACGAACTGGTGTCGAGCGAGAACGTGGCGATGCTGACCGGGACATTCCTGTCCAACATCGGTCTGGCCGTCAGCGATTTCGCCAACCAGAAGAAAGTATTCTTTCTGGCGGCAGAACCTTTGACAGACGCCATCACCTGGTCCAAGGGCAACCGCTACACCTTCCGCCTGCGTCCTTCCAACTACATGCAGGCGGCGATGCTGGTGGAAGAAGCCGCGAAGCTCCCGGCCAAGCGCTGGGCGACGATTGCGCCGAACTATGAATACGGCCAGTCGGCGGTCGCGGTGTTCAAGAAGCTGATGTCGGAGAAGCGGCCCGATATCCAGTGGGTCGACGAGCAGTGGCCGCCGCAGGGCAAGATCGACGCCGGTCCGGTAGTGCAGGCGGTTGCCGCCGCCAATCCCGAGGCGATCCTCAACGTCACCTTCGGCGCCGATCTGGTAAAACTCGTGCGCGAGGGCAACACCCGCGGCCTGTTCAAGGGGCGCTCGGTGGTATCGTTCCTCACCGGCGAGCCGGAATATCTCGACCCACTGAAGGACGAGACGCCCGAGGGCTGGATCGTCACCGGTTACCCCTGGTACGACATCAAGACGCCGGACCATGACAAGTTCCTGAAGGCCTATCAGGCCAAGTACAATGACTATCCACGTCTTGGTTCGATCGTCGGCTATCAGACCATCAAGGCCGCTGCGGCAATCCTTGCGAAAGCCAATTCGACCGATCCGGAGAAGCTGATTGCCGCCACCGAAGGCCTGTCGATGCCGTCGCCATTCGGCGAGATCACCTTCCGCAAGATCGATCACCAATCGACGCTTGGCGCCTATGTCGGCAAGACCGCGCTGAAGGACGGCAAGGGCGTAATGGTGAACTCGGTCTATCGCAAGGGCACGGATTATCTCCCGAGTGACGCGGAAGTTGCCAAGCTGCGTCCGAAGGATTGAGGCACTTCGCGGGGAGGGGCGCTGAACTGCTCCCTCTCCCCGCTCTTGCGGGGAGAGGGTCGGGGTGAGGGGCTCTCTCCACGAGCCGTATACCAGCTGATAGACCTGTACCCCCTCACCCGAAATTCAAGCTGGCGCTTGAATTTCGACCTCTCCCCGCAAGCGGGGCGAGGTTGAGTCGAGCCCAGCAACGCCGATCTAATACGACGCGATCACGCACCAACCCGGACCGCCCATGGCCTTTTACTTCGTTCAGTTCCTGACCGGTCTCGCCAGCGCGGCGTCGCTGTTTCTGGTCGCGTCGGGGCTGTCGATCATCTTCGGCGTGACGCGGATCGTGAACTTCGCCCATGGCGCGTTCTACATGCTCGGCGCCTATGTCGCGTTCACGTTGACCGAACGCTTTTCCGGCGCGCTTGGCTTCTGGGGCGGCATCGTCGTCGCGGCGCTGGTGGTGGCGGTTGTCGGCGTACTGGTCGAGATGGTGCTGCTGCGGCGGATCTACCATGCGCCGGAACTGTTCCAGTTGCTCGCAACCTTCGGCCTGACCTTGATGGTCCAGGATATCGTGGTGCTGATCTGGGGGCCGGACGATCTGCTCGGCCGCCGCGCGCCCGGCTTCAAGGGTGCGGTCGACTTCTTCGGACAGAATATTCCGAGCTATGATTTGTTCCTGATCGCGCTCAGTCCGATCGTGCTCGGCGTTCTGTGGCTGCTGTTCCAGCGCACGCGCTGGGGCGTGCTGGTGCGCGCGGCGACGCAGGACCGCGACATGGTGGCGGCGCTCGGCGTCAATCAGAAATGGCTGTTCACCAGCGTGTTTGCGCTCGGCGTGTTTCTCGCGGCGCTCGGCGGCGCGCTGCAGATCCCGCGCGATGCCGTGCATCACGCGCTGGATCTTCGCATCATCGTCGAAGTGTTCGTGGTGGTGGTGATCGGCGGCCTCGGCAGCATCATCGGCGCTTTCGTTGCCGCTGTGCTGGTGTCCGAGCTCAACGCGTTCGGCATTCTCATTTTCCCGAAGATATCCATCATCCTGGTGTTCCTGGTGATGGCGGTGGTGCTGATCGTGCGGCCGTGGGGCCTGTTCGGCAAACCGGAAGCGGCCGCGCGCCGCACGCCGGGCCTGACCGTCACGCCCTGGCGACCGCTCACCTCCGGTGAACGCTGGATCTCACTCGGCGCGCTGGTCCTTGCGGCGATGCTGCCGCTGTTCGCTGGAAATTACGCGCTCACAGTCGGCTCGGAGATCGCAATCTTCGTGATCTTTGCCGCCAGCCTGCACTTCCTGATGTCGGTCGGCGGGCTCGCCTCGTTCGGCCACGCCGCTTATTTCGGGCTTGGCGCCTATGGCGTCGCGTTCCTCGCCAAGGCGGCGGGGCTACCGATGATCGTCTCGCTTCTGCTGGGTCCGGTGCTGGGCCTGCTCGGCGCCGCCGTGTTCGGCTTCTTCGCCGTGCAACTCTCCGGCGTCTATTTTGCGATGCTAACGCTCGCCTTTGCGCAGATCGTCTGGTCGATCGCGTTCCAGTGGGTAGCGGTGACCGGCGGCGACAACGGCGTTCTGGGCGTCTGGCCGGAGAAGTGGGCCGCGGGCCCGGCCGCGTTCTACTGGCTGTCGCTCGGCATCGCCGCGCTCGCGGTCACCGTGCTGCGGGTGATCGTGTTCTCGCCATTCGGCTTCGCGTTGCGCGCGACGCGGGACTCGCCGCTGCGCAGCGAGGCGATCGGCATCAACGGCAAGCGCGTGCAATGGACGGCCTTCGTCATATCAGGCACGGTGGCAGGGATTGGCGGCGCGCTGTTCGCCTATCTGAAGGGAAGCGTCTTCCCTGACAGCCTCGGCATCTCGCTGTCGGTCGATGCGCTGGTCATGGTGCTGCTCGGCGGCGTCGAGACGGTTTCCGGTGCCGTTATCGGCGCCATCGTATTCAAGGCGGCCAATATCTGGCTGGTCAGCCAAACTGATTTGTCCAAGCTGGTTCTGGGCGGCTTCATCGTGCTGATGGTGGTGGCCTTCCCCAAGGGAATCGTCGGCACGCTGGAGACGATCAGGAATCGCTGGCGATCCCCCGAGAAAAAATCCGCGCTTGCTACCTCCCGCGTCGAGGTTGCCGAATGAGCATGGTCCCCACATTGCTGTCGGTCGAGGGCTTAAGCAAATCCTATGGTGGCGTCCATGCCGTGCGCAGCGTGTCGTTCGAACTGCGCGCGGGCGAAATCCTGGCCCTGATCGGGCCCAACGGTGCCGGCAAGAGCACATGCTTCGACATGCTCAACGGCCAGAACATCCCGGACAGCGGCCGGATCAATCTGCTCGGCGAGGATACGGTCGGCCGAAAGCCGCGCGCGATCTGGCGGCTCGGCGTCGGGCGCACATTCCAGATCACCGCCACGTTCCCGACCATGACCGTGCGCGAGAACGTGCAGGTCGCGCTGGTGTCTTATGGCAGGCAATTGTTCAATCTCTGGGGCTCGACCGCAGGTTACGCGCGCGAGGAGGCGGGCCGGCTGCTCGATCTCGTTGGCATGGGCGCCTATGCCGGGCGTCCGTGCGGCGAGCTCGCCTATGGCGATCTCAAGCGGCTCGAGCTTGCGATCGCGCTCGCCAACCAGCCTAAATTGCTGCTGATGGACGAGCCGACGGCGGGCATGGCGCCGCGCGAGCGGATCGAACTGATGCGGCTCACCGCGCGCATCGCCCGCGAAAAATCGATCGGCGTGCTCTTCACCGAGCACGACATGGACGTGGTGTTCGAACACGCCGACCGCATCCTGGTGCTGAACCGCGGCAGCCTGATCGCCGAAGGCTCGCCCGAGCAAGTCCGCGGTAATCCGCAGGTGCGTGCGATCTATCTCGGCGAAGGCCTTGTGTACGACGCACGTCACCGCGAGGGAGCCGGCGCATGAAGCTGCAGGTCGCCGATCTCAACAGCTTTTACGGTCCGGCGCATATCCTGTTCGATATCGCGCTGGAAGTCGGCGAGGGCGAAGTGGTGGCGCTGCTCGGGCGCAACGGCGCCGGCAAGTCGACCACGTTCCGCTCCATCGTAGGTCTCGTCGAGAACCGCTCGGGACGGATTGTCTTCGAAGGCAAGGATGTCTCGCGCGAGCCGACACACGCGATCGTGCGCGGCGGGCTCGGCTACGTGCCGGAAGAGCGGCGCATCTTTACCGACCTGACGGTCGAGGAAAATCTCGAAGTCGGACGCCAGCCGAAACGGCCAAACGCACCGCAGTGGACGCGCGAAAAGCTGTTCACGCTGTTTCCGAACCTCGGCGAAATGCGCAACCGCCCGGGCGGGCGCATGAGCGGCGGCGAACAGCAGATGCTGACCATCGCGCGAACGTTGATGGGCAATCCGTCGCTGGTGCTGCTTGACGAGCCGTCCGAAGGGCTATCGCCGAAGATCGTCGAACAGATGGTCGAAGCCATCCTCGCGATGAAGCGCGAAGGCGTCAGCATCGTGGTCTCGGAGCAGAACCTGCATTTCGCACGGCTGATTTCGGACCGCGCCTACATCATCGAGCGCGGCAAGATCTGCTTCGGCGGCACGATGGCGGAACTAGACGCGCGGCCGGATATCCGGGACGCGCATCTGTCGCTGTAAGCGGCTGGCAAGGGATAAGGGCGGGGGCGCAGATGGCAAGGAGTGTTTCGCCGAAACGAGCGGTCAAGCCTGCGCGGCCGTCTTACATACTCGACGAGCAGATCGGCTTCATCCTGCGCCAGGTGTGGCAGCGCCATGCTACCATCTTCGCCCGCGAGATCGGTATCAATCTGACGTCGGCGCAATGGGCGGCGCTGGCGAAACTGACCGAGACCGGGCCGTGTTCGCAAAACCTGCTGGGCCGTTTGACGGCGATGGACGTCGCGACCATCAAGGGCGTGATCGACCGCCTTACCGCGCGCGGGTTGACCGAGACCAGCCCGGACCCCGAGGACGGCCGCCGCTTGCTCGTAAGTCTGACGCGCGCCGGCCAGCAACTGGCCGAGAAGGCCGCACCGAACGCGCTTGCGATCTCGCGCGAGACGCTGGCGCCACTCGATGCCAAGGAGCGCGAGATACTGATCGCGTTGCTCGACAAGTTGCGTTGAATGCCGGCTGCGACTGCCGCGCTAGACCAGGTTGAGCACGAGTGCAATGGCCCCCACCAGAATCAGGCTGACGGCCCAGATCGTATCCAGATTGAACCAGCTTTGCGATATGAATTTGAGACCGAGATAGCGGTAGGCGAGCCACGCGCAGCACCCGCCGGCGGCGATCATCGCGGCGGCGTGAACGCTGGCAACCAGCACGGCCACGCCGAGATTGGCGTTGATGAGGGTGCCGGCGGCAGCGTGGCCGCGGTCGAGTTCGACTTCCCGGCAGAGCCCGAGATAGATCGGCACCAGCATCAACGCCGCGCCATGCGCGAGCGCGACGGCAAACGACCAAAGCCCCAATTGCGCTGGTGATATACGCGCCAGCACCCTTGGATGGCGCCGGTTGGCAAGTCGGAAGAGACCGAAGGCGATGACGAGAAGGCTGGCGCTGATCTGTATCGTGCGCTGCCATTCGACGACGGCAACGAGCAGCGCGAAGGGCAGGATAACGAGCAGCATCGCGAGCAGATGGCCGACCGTGAGCGGCCCAAGCGCGGCCACCAGCGCGCGCGGGCTCTTCTCCATCAATCCAGCGGAAACAGCGAGCGGCCACCCCATGCCCGGGTTGACGCCATGGTAGAGGCCGCTCGCGATAACAGCCAGCCAGAGCCAGGCAGGTGTCCAGTCGGCTGCGCTCAAATTCAGACCGACGGATAGCAGAATGAATCCGTCGAACAGTCACCGCCGTCGAGCCGGACTTGATGCGCGCGGTAACCGTCGGGGAAATTGACCCAGTAGTCTCTTGCCAGTTCGAGACCACCGTCCGGCTTCGCATTGGCCATCACCATGGCGCCCGGCACACCCTCGGGATAGAACTGGTCGTCCCACGTCGAATACAGCGAGTTGGTCCAGTACACCCGCTTGCCGTCGCGGCTGATCTCGACCATCTGCGGACCGCCTCCAAAGGCCTTGCCGTTCGGGTGCGGTGTGCGGCGCGTGATGCCGCCGATGCGTACCGAACCGGCAAGCTTCGGCTTTCGCGGATCTCTGACGTTGTACTGACGCATCTCGCCGGTGCCCCAGCAGGCGACGTAGAGGAATTTGTCGTCCATCGACAGGTCGATGTCCGAGACCAGCGGCGGCACGGCGCCGAACCCCTGCAGCAGCGGCGGCAGTTGCTCCTTCGGCGCGGGCTCGGGCGGGATCGTCGCCGTCTTCTCGATGTGAAACTTGCCGCCCTCGCGCCACCAGGTCCAGATTGAGCCTTCGAGGTTGGTGGTGTCGACCACGACGCCCAGGAAGCCGTACTCGCGAACCGGATCGTGTGCGGGCCGCACTTCCAGCGCCATCTGATGGTTGGCGCCGAGGTCGATGGTCTGGACATTGCGCCGGGCGCGCAGATCCCAGAAGTGGATCCGGTGGCCGTATTTGTTGGAGAGCAGATCTTCCGGCACGATGCCGTTCTCGAACTGCGGCGGCAATGCCCACTCGCTCGTCACCATGTAGTCGCGCGGCAGGTTCCACCAGAAGTCATAATGCAGTGTTTGCGGACCGCGATCGAGCTCCCACCGTCCGAGCACCTCGAACGTCTCGCAATCCATGATGAAGACGCCGGGCGGTCCGTCCGTGCCGTTCTTGCCGCCGCCGCCGAGCGTAGAGACATAAATGCCTTCCGGCCCGCAATGAACCGTGTGGGGCCGCGAGTATCCCGTCTTCCTGAAGATTTCCTCGGGCTCGATGATCTTGTGTATCGCCGCCTTGGTGGGATCCGGCTTGGTATCGACGATGTAGATGCGGGAAGACCGCATGCCGGGGATGATGAGATAGCGGCGCTCGAGGAACGCATGGCCGGTCAGCGGCGATAGCGACGACGAGCAGGCGTTCCAGCCGAAATGGTGAAACTCGTCGCCCTTGTTCGGCATCGTCACGGTGTGAACGACCTGGCCGTAGCTCGAGGAGCCTGGCTTGACGTCGATGACAGCAAGCGCGTCCGGTTTTGAAGAATCCGGGCTGAGCAGCACGGTGTAGGCGAAGCTCTCCGGCGGAGCTTCCATGGCAAGCTTTGGCGAAGCGTGAAACGTGGGGTCGGGCCGAATGTTCATCGTACTGCCTCCCTGTTTGCCTCGATGGATAGCAACACGGCTCAGCGGCATGCAGCAGCAAGAAATCACCCGGCGTTGAGTTCCTCTTGCGAGTGCCGCCGGCCGGGGTTTGCGCAATCGACCATACACCCCTATACGGCAGGCGAAAATAACGATGGTGCGACCAATCCGGGTGCGGTGCCTGCCCGAGCCGGCCAAGGTCACAGAGGCATCACGCGCGCGCCTTGCGCTCCGTCTGCGCGTCGAGGAACCCGCGCATCCTCAATTGCGGCTCGTCGGTGTTGTCGGCGCTGGCGAACGCGTCGATCCCGGCGGCGATCGCAGCGCGCAGGGGCAGGTCTTCCCAGGAACGGATCAACGATTTCTGCAGGCGCACCGCTGCCGGTGCGCAACTCAGCGCCTGACGGACATAGGCTTGCACCGCATTGTCCAGTTGTGCGCCCGGCGTCACCTGCTCGACGAATTTCCATTCCAGCGCCTGAGCGGCCGGGGCTGAACTTCAAGCGGCGGTCGGAGGAGATGGGCTGGAAACGTGCGGTCGACGAGCGCGATCAGGGTACCTTCGACTGGACGACCAATCAGCCGATCACGCAAAACACGTAATTCGAAGCGCAGCGATGCAAGTCGGCGGAGAGTTCCGCTCTATCTGACCGTGATGGTAATTTTCTGCGAGACCACTGGAGGATTGTGCGGGAAGTGTTCGGCGTCGCCGAGCACGAGCTGAAGCGTGTACTTGCCGGGTGGAAGCTCGATCCGGGCTTCGGTCTGACCCGCCCCAAAATGAAGATGTGACTTGTCTTGCGGGATCGGTTCGTTCGGATTGAGCGGCTCGTTCACATTGACCAGAAGATGATGATGGCCGCTGTTTGGATAATTATCGCCGGCGTGCGTAACGCCCATGTTGCGCAGACCAAAGCGGCACCAAAATCCACCTTTGATGGAGGCGCCGTTCTGCGGCCACACGAAATAGAGAAGGGCATCCTTCGCTGCGGGCTTTCCCTGAGCGCACGCGTCGAACGGCAGGCAAGTGAGCGCTGCTGACAGGGCGATCCACTGCATCACCTTCATGACTGCCTCTCACGCTCCCTAGAGCATGATCCGGAAAAGTGGTACCGGTTTTCCGAAAAGATCATGCTCAAATCAACGAGATAGAGCGGGATGACGATTCGAAGAAAAGTCATCCCGCTCTAGGGGGATAGTGCGACGCGGAACCCGTGTGTGGGATATCGCACGTTGGTGTCGTAGCTGCCGCGGCTTGACGTCCGGGCATAGTCTGAGTCTTTCCTCCAGGAGCCGGAACGGATGACGTGCGAGGGACATGCATTCTCGACCCACGCTGATCCGTCCGCCGGAGCGCCTTGATAATTTCTGTGCCAGCAGTCTTCGACCCATTGATCGACGGCGCCGCCCATATCGAATAGGCCAAACGGGTTTGGCTTCAGGCTGCCGACCTTCACCGGCTGATCGATGGCTGGAATGTCA includes these proteins:
- a CDS encoding MarR family winged helix-turn-helix transcriptional regulator; translation: MARSVSPKRAVKPARPSYILDEQIGFILRQVWQRHATIFAREIGINLTSAQWAALAKLTETGPCSQNLLGRLTAMDVATIKGVIDRLTARGLTETSPDPEDGRRLLVSLTRAGQQLAEKAAPNALAISRETLAPLDAKEREILIALLDKLR
- a CDS encoding selenium-binding family protein, producing the protein MNIRPDPTFHASPKLAMEAPPESFAYTVLLSPDSSKPDALAVIDVKPGSSSYGQVVHTVTMPNKGDEFHHFGWNACSSSLSPLTGHAFLERRYLIIPGMRSSRIYIVDTKPDPTKAAIHKIIEPEEIFRKTGYSRPHTVHCGPEGIYVSTLGGGGKNGTDGPPGVFIMDCETFEVLGRWELDRGPQTLHYDFWWNLPRDYMVTSEWALPPQFENGIVPEDLLSNKYGHRIHFWDLRARRNVQTIDLGANHQMALEVRPAHDPVREYGFLGVVVDTTNLEGSIWTWWREGGKFHIEKTATIPPEPAPKEQLPPLLQGFGAVPPLVSDIDLSMDDKFLYVACWGTGEMRQYNVRDPRKPKLAGSVRIGGITRRTPHPNGKAFGGGPQMVEISRDGKRVYWTNSLYSTWDDQFYPEGVPGAMVMANAKPDGGLELARDYWVNFPDGYRAHQVRLDGGDCSTDSFCYPSV
- a CDS encoding ABC transporter ATP-binding protein, with the translated sequence MSMVPTLLSVEGLSKSYGGVHAVRSVSFELRAGEILALIGPNGAGKSTCFDMLNGQNIPDSGRINLLGEDTVGRKPRAIWRLGVGRTFQITATFPTMTVRENVQVALVSYGRQLFNLWGSTAGYAREEAGRLLDLVGMGAYAGRPCGELAYGDLKRLELAIALANQPKLLLMDEPTAGMAPRERIELMRLTARIAREKSIGVLFTEHDMDVVFEHADRILVLNRGSLIAEGSPEQVRGNPQVRAIYLGEGLVYDARHREGAGA
- a CDS encoding ABC transporter permease, with the protein product MAFYFVQFLTGLASAASLFLVASGLSIIFGVTRIVNFAHGAFYMLGAYVAFTLTERFSGALGFWGGIVVAALVVAVVGVLVEMVLLRRIYHAPELFQLLATFGLTLMVQDIVVLIWGPDDLLGRRAPGFKGAVDFFGQNIPSYDLFLIALSPIVLGVLWLLFQRTRWGVLVRAATQDRDMVAALGVNQKWLFTSVFALGVFLAALGGALQIPRDAVHHALDLRIIVEVFVVVVIGGLGSIIGAFVAAVLVSELNAFGILIFPKISIILVFLVMAVVLIVRPWGLFGKPEAAARRTPGLTVTPWRPLTSGERWISLGALVLAAMLPLFAGNYALTVGSEIAIFVIFAASLHFLMSVGGLASFGHAAYFGLGAYGVAFLAKAAGLPMIVSLLLGPVLGLLGAAVFGFFAVQLSGVYFAMLTLAFAQIVWSIAFQWVAVTGGDNGVLGVWPEKWAAGPAAFYWLSLGIAALAVTVLRVIVFSPFGFALRATRDSPLRSEAIGINGKRVQWTAFVISGTVAGIGGALFAYLKGSVFPDSLGISLSVDALVMVLLGGVETVSGAVIGAIVFKAANIWLVSQTDLSKLVLGGFIVLMVVAFPKGIVGTLETIRNRWRSPEKKSALATSRVEVAE
- a CDS encoding ABC transporter ATP-binding protein, whose product is MKLQVADLNSFYGPAHILFDIALEVGEGEVVALLGRNGAGKSTTFRSIVGLVENRSGRIVFEGKDVSREPTHAIVRGGLGYVPEERRIFTDLTVEENLEVGRQPKRPNAPQWTREKLFTLFPNLGEMRNRPGGRMSGGEQQMLTIARTLMGNPSLVLLDEPSEGLSPKIVEQMVEAILAMKREGVSIVVSEQNLHFARLISDRAYIIERGKICFGGTMAELDARPDIRDAHLSL